CGCAACCAACAAGTCTAACGATGACAAATGGTAAGGTCATTGCTGAATATCCAAGAATTCAAGATACCAAAATCCGAACGGTCGTCTTTAAAGTCAAAGTCAATGAAGAAGCGGTCGTTGGACAAAAAATCGTCAATAAAATCACGATCGATGATCATGTAAATCCACCAGATGAGCCAGAAATTCCCGTTGTGCCAGTTGAAACACCGGGACAATTAGAAGTCACGAAATCGGTGAATGATCAAGCACCAAAAATCGGTGACGAAATCGAGTATCGAATCACCTTCCGAAACAAAGTGACTAATGGCATCCTAAATCAAGTGACAGTAACGGATGCTTTGCCAAAAGGGTTGACCTATGTCGAAGGAAGTTTGTCTAGTGAAGGAGACGATCCACAGCCGACAAGCTTAACGGTGACAGATGGGAAAATAAGCGCTGAATACGGAAAAATCAGCGACACAAAAACCCGTTCTATTGTATTCAAAGTCAAAGTCAACGAAGAAGCTAAAGTCGGAGAAACCATTGTCAATAAAGCAAAAATAGACGATCACACGAATCCGCCAGATGAACCCGAAGTCCCAGTGACACCTGTAGAAACACCGGGTGAATTAGAAAGTACGAAATCAGTCAATAACCAAGCACCAAAAATTGGCGACGAAATCGAATATCGTATCACATTCCGTAACAAAGTAACTAACGGCGTTCTAAACCAAGTGACGGTAACGGATGCCCTGCCAAAAGGATTGACCTATGTGGAAGGAAGTTTGTCTAGTGAGGGAGACGATCCACAGCCGACAAGCTTAACGGAGACAGATGGTAAAATCACTGCAGAGTACGGGAAAATCAGCGACACAAAAACGCGTTCCATCGTGTTCAAAGTCAAAGTCAACGAAGAAGCCAAAGTCGGAGAAACTATCGTCAATAAAGCGAAAATAGACGATCACACAAATCCGCCCGATGAACCCGAAGTTCCAGTGACACCAGCGGAAACACCTGGAGAATTAGAAAGTACGAAATCAGTTGATAACCAAGCACCAAAAATCGGCGACGAAATCGAGTATCGAATCACATTCCGAAATAAAGTAACCAATGGTGTCTTAAACCAAGTCACAATCACTGACGATCTGCCAAAAGGCTTAACGTATGTAGAAGGCAGTTTAACCAGTGAAGGAGAAGATCCAAAACCGACAAACTTAACGGTGACAGATGGCAAAATCACTGCAGAGTACGGCAAAATCAGCGACACAAAAACGCGTTCTATCGTGTTCAAAGTCAAAGTCAATGAAGAAGCCAAAGTCGGAGAATCTATCGTCAATAAAGCGAAAATCGATGATCATACGAATCCGCCTGATGAACCCGAAGTTCCAGTGACACCTGTAGAAACACCGGGTGAATTAGAAAGTACGAAATCAGTCAATAACCAAGCACCAAAAATTGGCGACGAAATCGAATACCGTATCACATTCCGAAACAAGGTGACAAACGGTATTTTAAACCAAGTCACAATCACTGACGATCTGCCAAAGGGCTTAACATATGTAGAAGGTAGTTTAACCAGTGAAGGAGATGATCCAAAACCGACAAACTTAACGGTGACAGATGGAAAAATCAACGCAGAGTACGGAAAAATAAGCGATACAAAAACTCGTTCTATCGTGTTCAAAGTCAAAGTCAACAAAGAAGCTAAAGTTGGACAACCTATTGTCAATAAAGCGAAAATCGACGATCACACAAATCCGCCCGATGAACCTGAGGTACCTGTGACGCCAGTCGAAACGCCAGGACAATTAGAAGTCACAAAATCGGTGAACAATCAAGCACCAAAAATCGGCGATGAAATCGAGTACCGTATCACATTTCGTAATAAAATTGCGAGTGGCATACTAAATCGAGTTACTGTGACCGATAACCTACCAAAAGGCTTGACCTATGTGGAAGGCAGTTTGGTCAGTGAAGGGGACGATCCAAAACCAACAAATTTAACTGTAAAAGATGGCAAAATAACCGCTGAGTACGAAAAAATCAGTGATACAAAAATCCGATCTATTGTCTTTAAAGTCAAAGTCAATAAAGAGGTAATTGCCGGGGAAACGATCATCAACAAAGCGAAAATAGATGATCACACAACGCCACCTGACGAACCTGAAGTACCAGTTATTCCAAAAGAGCCAGCAGGAAAACTAGAAAGCAGCAAAACGGTTAATAAAAAAACGGTGAAAATCGGTGAAGAAATCGAATACCGCATCAGTTTCCGTAATACAGTAGAAAATGGAGTATTAAACCAAGTCACTGTGACCGACAATCTACCAAAAGGCGTTACTTATGTGGAAAACAGTCTAAGAAGTGAAGGGGACGACCCCAAACCAACGAACATCACTGTAAAAGACGGAAAAGTCACTGCGGAATATCCAAAAATCAGTGATACAAAAACACGATCTATCATCTTTAAAGTCAAAATCAATCAAGAAGCAATCGCAGGAAGAACGATTATCAACAAAGCAAAAGTCGATGATCATACCAATCCACCAGATGAACCTGAAGTACCTGTGGTTCCTGAAGGAGACGTTCCTGGAAAACCAGATTTTCCAAAAGCAGGAGAAGCAGTATTGAATGCTATTATGTTTATAGGGATAGCTATGATTGCTGCGACATTATTAGTAAATATGGAGCAAAAAAGAAAAAATAGTCAATAAATAAAGGTAACGTTGTAGACTTGAAATTTTCAACTTCAAGAGAGAAGGAAACTGAAAAACGAAGTACGTTACGACTCAACGATTATTCAAATTTCATGTACTGGGGATGTAACATTATATGTTATGTACCCAGTACTTTTTTTAGTGTCAAAATAGCCAGAATCAATCAATTTATTCTGTTCCTGCCCACCAAAAAATGATACGATAAAAGAGGTACAAACAAAGTAAAAAGGAGAAAATAAATGGAGTTGGGAAGGTTATATTCTGATGCGTATCGCAGAGGAATCTTGTTGGGGGTGTTCTTTTTATTTCCAGTAGCACTGTGTTTTGGATTGATTATTTTTGCGGATGTCGATCGACTAGGCATGCAGATGGGATTGATCGGAGGCGCGTTTTTTGCAGTATTATCGGCTTTTCAATTTGTCTTTAGAAAAGATGGGTTGTATTTGTATGAGAACGGCTTGGAGCTGGTTCATTTTAATCGAAAGAAAGTCCTGATGTACGAAGATATCCGCTATTTTACGATCACTAGCAACTGGAATCTAGCAGGGATCAGTACAAGTTTTATCTCATTTAGAAAATCACCGCATATCGTCATTCGACTAAGGAATGAAAAAATGATCAAATTATTTTTTGAAGCCAATCAGTTTGCAGCAAGCGAATTGGGGAATAAAGTGACGTATGTAAAATCATAGAAAACGAAAAGTAAAACCTGTCGAGAATATAACGACAGGTTTTTTTAGTTTAAATTGAAGAAATAGTATTGTGTTTTTTTTCACAATGCTGAAAATAATTTTTCCTTAAAACTTAAAAATAGATTTGTTCCAAACTTTCGTTGGATGGTCAATATCGTATTTAATTTTAACCGTACTTCCAACGTCACAACTCATAGGTACTTGAATTCTATTTTCAGAGACATATTTTTCCCCATCAGCGGTAAAAGAAACGATTGCCCATTTAGAGTTATAAATCTTCATGACTTCGGGAGCCACAAGAAAGACCTCTTCAATAATACCAGTTGTTTCTTCAGTAGTTGAATGTTTCATTTAAATTTCCCCTTCCTTTTTTATCAACTTTAACTAATGCATATTCAAAAATTAAAAATCGAATTTCCATGTGAGCAATTATCAATGACGGAACTGATGGATCTCCTTTAATAAATCTTCTTTTAGTAAATAATCATTGAATAAGCAAACTGTTTGTAAGCCTAATTCTACTCTAGACTCTTCTTGATTGCAAATTCCTTTTCTGACGTTTAGTACTGAAATAAAGTCATATCGTTTTGAATCAGACGCTTTTACCTCTATAAGATCACAAAAATGTAAAGCAAGATCAAAAAGATTATTTTGCATCAGTAGGAAAATGAGATTTAAATATATTGATATAACTAAGGGATGAATATTGGTAAAATGATTATATTTTTCAGTTTTCTTTAAAAGATTATTTCCAATGAATACTAGTGAGTCCATTGAGAAATAAAATAAAATACTGTTAATCAAATATATATCTAAAAGAAACCATTCATCGGTGGTCTCTAGATAATGCCAGATTCTTGAAACAATAATTTTATCTATGCAAGGAATTTTATCAAGGGGATTTTGCTGCATATTTTGTAACACAGTTAGTACTTCTAAAATCGAATGGACATACCAATTATATTCTTGATCTAAATAGTCGTTACAAGTTGTAACCAATTGTTCAATTTTGTCTTGTTCAAGATTCGATTTGATTGCGATAAATTTTTTTAAGATGTTCCCTTTAGTCATGTCTACTCCATGATTATCTTCCATCAAGTATAAAAATTCTTCGAAGGTCAAATCTAGTTTTTCTAACAAGTAAATGAAATTAGACAAAGTAATATCTGAGTGTCCGTTTTCAAATTTAGATAGCGTTGTTCTCGAAATATGATTGCCACAAACTTCTTTTTGAGAGATACATTTTGCCTTTCTGACTGTTTTATATGTGTTTCCGTAGTTAAACATTTTCTTAATCCTCCTTTAGAAATAATGTAAGTTTTAGACTTTATTTAAAGCTATTCCAAATATAGCTATGTATTGAATTTTATGTGATTGTTTTCACAATTAAAGTGTTATTACGATGAAAGAAAAATGTATTTTTATGGGATGTGAAAAAAGTTTACATTTTGAAAAAATAAAATAATTGTTGTTATTATATTATCATAAAGCAAAGGAGGTGTTCAATCATGGTATATATTATTTGGTTTGTTGGAGGATAAAACAAATGAGAGTTATTCAATTTTTTAAGCTTGAAATAAGACAATATAGCTTACGCAAGAATGGAGGTGATACTATGCAAGAACCAAATATGGACACAAGATCGTTTGTTGAATGTGTTGGATGCTCTTTCTGCGGATTATGTGGGCTAT
This sequence is a window from Enterococcus sp. 7F3_DIV0205. Protein-coding genes within it:
- a CDS encoding Rgg/GadR/MutR family transcriptional regulator — encoded protein: MFNYGNTYKTVRKAKCISQKEVCGNHISRTTLSKFENGHSDITLSNFIYLLEKLDLTFEEFLYLMEDNHGVDMTKGNILKKFIAIKSNLEQDKIEQLVTTCNDYLDQEYNWYVHSILEVLTVLQNMQQNPLDKIPCIDKIIVSRIWHYLETTDEWFLLDIYLINSILFYFSMDSLVFIGNNLLKKTEKYNHFTNIHPLVISIYLNLIFLLMQNNLFDLALHFCDLIEVKASDSKRYDFISVLNVRKGICNQEESRVELGLQTVCLFNDYLLKEDLLKEIHQFRH